One genomic window of Fibrobacter sp. UWT2 includes the following:
- a CDS encoding PLP-dependent aminotransferase family protein: protein MFTYDMSKAGANSLYHYLYQCIKKDIVSGNVLAEEQLPSKRNLAQNLGISVVTVENAYAQLLAEGYIYSLPKKGFFVADINAAANAQVHRIRKKSRTRRLLAEPSDESEHINPKYIADFASNGADIEAFPFTTWAKITREVLCERQSDLLQVSPGMGSLELRRAIARMLREFRNIQVSPEQIVIGAGTDYLYGLLVQLLGFDKCYGVEDPGWSKISKLYSQYGVKVSHIPIAAESFVDSVKKSDVDVVHISPAHHFPTGMVMPVGERYRLLSWAAESPNRYIVEDDYDSEFRMTGKPIPALQNIDVTEKVIYLNTFSKTMTSAIRLSYMVLPPHLAEKFHNKLSFYSCTVSNLDQYVMAKFIDLGYYETHINRMRNLYRAKRDMLLSAIRKSKLSNVARIYEEDAGLHFILEVNTKCSDIEFCNRARFRGVNIRALSEYYFEAKPSQHKFVVNYSSVDKASMQKAVQILASLCN, encoded by the coding sequence ATGTTCACTTACGATATGTCCAAGGCGGGAGCAAATAGCCTCTACCATTACCTTTACCAATGCATCAAAAAAGATATCGTAAGCGGAAACGTCCTTGCCGAAGAACAGCTCCCTTCCAAACGAAACCTCGCGCAGAATCTCGGCATTAGCGTCGTGACCGTTGAAAACGCTTACGCCCAGCTCCTCGCTGAAGGCTACATTTACTCGCTCCCTAAAAAAGGCTTCTTTGTCGCAGACATAAATGCCGCGGCTAATGCGCAAGTCCATCGGATTCGCAAGAAATCTCGCACACGCAGGCTCCTCGCAGAACCCTCCGATGAATCAGAACATATCAACCCGAAATATATCGCTGACTTCGCAAGCAATGGTGCCGACATCGAGGCATTCCCCTTTACCACTTGGGCAAAAATCACTCGCGAGGTCCTTTGCGAAAGGCAAAGTGATTTGCTGCAAGTTTCTCCGGGAATGGGCTCGCTAGAACTTCGCCGAGCCATTGCCCGCATGCTCCGCGAATTCAGAAATATCCAGGTATCGCCCGAACAGATTGTCATTGGCGCCGGAACTGATTACCTTTATGGCTTGCTAGTACAATTGCTCGGATTTGACAAGTGCTATGGCGTAGAAGACCCGGGATGGAGTAAAATATCAAAACTGTACAGCCAATACGGTGTCAAGGTGAGTCACATTCCCATTGCGGCGGAAAGTTTCGTAGACTCCGTCAAGAAATCTGACGTTGATGTCGTTCATATTTCGCCGGCGCACCATTTTCCGACCGGGATGGTGATGCCTGTCGGCGAACGCTATCGCCTGCTCAGTTGGGCTGCCGAATCCCCAAATCGCTACATCGTTGAAGATGACTATGACAGCGAATTCCGCATGACCGGAAAACCCATTCCCGCGTTACAGAACATCGATGTCACCGAAAAGGTGATTTACCTGAATACCTTTTCCAAGACGATGACTTCTGCGATTCGCCTCAGTTATATGGTGCTCCCGCCGCATCTTGCCGAGAAATTCCATAACAAACTTTCGTTCTATTCGTGTACGGTTTCGAATCTGGACCAGTATGTGATGGCAAAATTCATCGATCTCGGTTACTACGAGACGCACATCAACCGCATGCGCAACCTGTACCGAGCCAAGCGCGACATGCTCCTTTCGGCTATCCGCAAGAGCAAGCTTTCGAACGTTGCCCGAATTTACGAAGAAGATGCCGGGCTCCACTTTATCTTGGAAGTGAACACGAAATGTTCCGATATTGAATTCTGCAACCGCGCCCGATTCCGTGGGGTAAACATCCGCGCTCTTTCGGAGTATTATTTTGAGGCGAAGCCATCGCAGCATAAGTTTGTCGTGAACTACTCGTCGGTAGATAAAGCGAGCATGCAAAAAGCAGTGCAGATACTCGCGAGCCTTTGCAACTAA
- the thiF gene encoding thiazole biosynthesis adenylyltransferase ThiF: protein MAFTNEQLERYSRHIILKDVGVKGQKKLLNAKVLVIGAGGLGAPVAMYLAAAGVGTIGIADADVVDLSNLQRQIIHAAQDVGKPKVQSAKETMEAMNPDVKVITYHTFVTSENILDLIKDYDFIVDGTDNFPTKFLINDACVMAKKPFSHAGIVGFQGQLMTYVPEQGPCYRCIFEEPPPKGSVPTCKEAGVIGAIAGVIGSLQAMEAIKYILGVGNLLTGHLLTYNALTAEFRKVKLPSHNDDCAVCGTHPTITQLIDYEQAACDLKH, encoded by the coding sequence ATGGCATTTACCAACGAGCAATTGGAACGCTATTCACGCCACATTATTCTTAAAGATGTCGGCGTAAAAGGCCAAAAGAAGCTCTTGAACGCGAAGGTACTCGTCATTGGTGCGGGTGGTCTTGGCGCTCCTGTGGCCATGTACCTTGCCGCCGCCGGCGTGGGCACGATCGGCATTGCCGATGCCGATGTGGTTGACCTTTCGAATTTGCAGCGTCAGATTATTCATGCCGCGCAAGATGTGGGTAAGCCCAAGGTGCAATCTGCGAAAGAAACCATGGAGGCAATGAACCCTGATGTCAAGGTGATTACTTATCATACTTTCGTGACGAGCGAAAATATTCTCGACCTCATTAAGGATTACGATTTTATCGTTGACGGCACCGACAATTTTCCGACGAAGTTCTTGATTAATGACGCCTGCGTCATGGCAAAGAAGCCTTTCTCGCATGCAGGCATTGTCGGATTTCAGGGGCAGCTGATGACATACGTGCCCGAACAAGGCCCTTGCTATCGCTGTATTTTCGAGGAACCGCCCCCGAAAGGTTCTGTGCCGACCTGCAAAGAGGCGGGCGTGATTGGGGCAATTGCAGGCGTAATCGGAAGTTTGCAGGCGATGGAAGCAATCAAGTATATTCTTGGAGTGGGTAATTTACTTACAGGCCACTTACTCACCTACAACGCGCTCACAGCAGAATTCCGTAAAGTAAAGCTCCCGAGTCATAACGACGACTGCGCCGTTTGCGGAACACACCCGACCATTACGCAGCTCATTGACTACGAACAGGCTGCTTGCGATTTGAAACATTAA
- a CDS encoding dimethylsulfonioproprionate lyase family protein produces the protein MQDFIARLIEESKRFLNERAQIDDDIGQEAAKFVAREIPAPSGIFEKSDSPLIRWIEEAIQFGSPETERVLNALKPALPFLPWKYNYEPRPDMPDLGNQMGWGEILGPEAPFHDDHFCYGFTLLGKNTFYPAHYHPATELYVVLSGHAEWTLDGVSKVRNPGEFILHPSNHVHSMRTSDEPLLALYTWSGEDVVTLSKYV, from the coding sequence ATGCAAGATTTTATCGCCCGTTTAATTGAAGAATCGAAGCGATTTCTGAATGAACGCGCCCAAATTGACGATGATATCGGTCAAGAGGCAGCCAAGTTTGTAGCGCGTGAAATCCCTGCCCCGAGTGGGATTTTCGAAAAAAGCGATTCTCCGTTGATTCGCTGGATTGAAGAGGCGATTCAATTTGGTAGCCCCGAAACGGAGCGCGTGCTGAACGCATTAAAGCCTGCGCTCCCTTTTTTGCCGTGGAAGTATAATTACGAGCCGCGCCCCGACATGCCTGATTTGGGCAATCAAATGGGCTGGGGCGAAATTCTCGGGCCCGAAGCGCCTTTTCATGACGATCATTTTTGCTACGGCTTTACGCTCTTGGGCAAGAACACGTTTTATCCGGCGCATTACCACCCTGCCACGGAACTTTACGTGGTGCTTTCGGGACATGCCGAGTGGACTTTAGACGGCGTTTCAAAAGTTCGCAACCCGGGCGAATTTATTCTGCATCCATCAAATCACGTACATTCGATGCGAACAAGCGACGAGCCCCTGCTTGCGCTTTACACGTGGAGCGGCGAAGATGTCGTAACGCTCTCGAAGTACGTGTGA
- a CDS encoding 50S ribosomal protein L11 methyltransferase codes for MSILVDVKKYLALEEAPKHVQDYLSVAVTDHAYLPKTEDITSDWVAYIAAPAFKLIRENLGHDVEAFASIGTGSGIDVLTGVELLGAKRVGFTDLQKSVVNAAAENIKKNLKDADSVELEFGAGDLLQPLQNGKRRYDVIYENLPNVPLTDNTKIEDKRNSGHYLEKRVEVIPEFVHEQMLDLHYLALKQARDYLADKGAVYSTLGGRVPLSAFIKLGELAGLSSEIFTYSWKVQAEPEDVISGYAAQEKAGLGPFRFYRASDLQKAFANISVKESGKNAFEIEKSLESSKLTAKEAYEAFLKGEVIGHTVAVLKSSLK; via the coding sequence ATGAGTATTTTAGTTGATGTTAAAAAGTATCTGGCTTTAGAAGAAGCACCGAAACATGTTCAAGATTACCTTTCCGTGGCTGTAACGGATCACGCCTATTTGCCAAAGACCGAAGATATTACTAGTGATTGGGTCGCTTACATTGCGGCTCCCGCGTTCAAACTGATTCGTGAAAACCTGGGGCACGATGTGGAAGCATTCGCTTCGATTGGTACAGGTTCTGGAATCGATGTCCTGACGGGCGTTGAACTCTTGGGCGCAAAACGCGTGGGCTTTACCGATTTGCAGAAAAGTGTGGTGAACGCCGCGGCCGAAAATATCAAGAAGAATTTGAAAGATGCAGATTCGGTTGAGTTGGAATTCGGCGCAGGCGACCTGTTGCAGCCTCTTCAAAATGGCAAGCGCCGTTACGACGTGATTTATGAGAACTTGCCCAATGTTCCGTTAACCGATAACACCAAGATTGAAGACAAACGAAACAGCGGCCATTACCTGGAAAAGCGCGTCGAAGTGATTCCGGAATTCGTGCATGAGCAAATGCTGGATTTGCATTATCTGGCGCTCAAGCAGGCCCGCGATTACTTGGCCGACAAGGGTGCAGTCTATTCTACACTCGGTGGCCGCGTGCCGCTCAGTGCGTTTATCAAGCTCGGCGAATTGGCAGGCCTTTCTTCTGAAATCTTTACTTATTCCTGGAAGGTGCAAGCGGAACCTGAAGACGTGATTTCGGGCTACGCCGCTCAAGAAAAGGCGGGCCTCGGGCCGTTCCGATTCTACCGCGCAAGCGACTTGCAAAAAGCATTCGCCAACATTTCGGTGAAGGAATCCGGCAAGAACGCTTTCGAAATCGAAAAGTCGCTTGAATCTTCGAAGCTTACTGCTAAAGAAGCTTACGAAGCATTCCTAAAGGGCGAAGTGATCGGCCATACGGTTGCCGTACTGAAATCAAGCTTGAAGTAA
- the metK gene encoding methionine adenosyltransferase, with the protein MAHYLFTSESVSKGHPDKVCDQISDAILDACLAQDPNSRVACETLANTGLVVISGEITTKAVIDYQQIARKTIKSIGYVNPELAFDYKGCSVLVAVDKQSPDIAQGVDAKAAEGKEDDKQGAGDQGMMFGYAVNETKELMPLPISLAHKLMEEIQNLRESGKIKWLRPDAKSQVTVEYDENDKPVRVDTVVVSTQHDEFVNGKELKHSTIEKEIIEKLIKKVIPAKLLDKKTRFLINPTGKFVIGGPHGDCGLTGRKIIVDTYGGMGRHGGGAFSGKDPSKVDRSAAYAARYVAKNIVAAGLADRCEVQLAYAIGYSKPVSVLVNTFKTGKIDDRKIEEIVKKTFDLSPAGIVKMLDLKKPGYQATAALGHFGRTGARFTWEKTDKAAALKKLAKI; encoded by the coding sequence ATGGCACATTATCTCTTTACTTCTGAATCGGTGTCCAAGGGACACCCCGACAAAGTTTGCGACCAGATCTCGGATGCAATTCTCGACGCCTGCCTCGCCCAAGACCCGAACAGCCGCGTGGCTTGCGAAACGCTCGCCAACACCGGTCTCGTTGTGATTTCCGGCGAAATTACCACCAAGGCCGTAATTGACTACCAGCAGATTGCACGCAAGACTATTAAGAGCATCGGTTATGTGAACCCGGAACTTGCTTTTGATTATAAGGGTTGCTCCGTACTCGTTGCAGTGGACAAGCAGTCGCCCGATATCGCTCAGGGTGTTGACGCCAAGGCCGCCGAAGGCAAGGAAGATGACAAGCAGGGCGCAGGAGATCAGGGCATGATGTTCGGTTACGCCGTGAACGAAACCAAGGAACTGATGCCGCTTCCGATTAGTCTTGCTCACAAGCTCATGGAAGAAATCCAGAACCTCCGCGAATCCGGCAAAATCAAGTGGCTCCGCCCCGATGCGAAATCGCAGGTGACCGTCGAATATGACGAAAATGACAAGCCCGTGCGCGTCGATACCGTGGTGGTCAGCACGCAGCACGACGAATTCGTGAACGGCAAGGAACTCAAGCATTCGACCATCGAAAAGGAAATCATCGAAAAACTCATCAAGAAGGTGATTCCCGCAAAGCTTTTGGACAAGAAGACTCGCTTCCTCATCAATCCGACGGGCAAGTTCGTGATTGGTGGCCCGCACGGTGACTGCGGCCTGACCGGTCGTAAGATTATCGTGGACACCTACGGCGGCATGGGTCGTCACGGTGGTGGTGCATTCAGCGGCAAGGACCCGAGTAAGGTCGACCGCAGCGCTGCTTACGCCGCACGCTATGTGGCAAAGAATATTGTCGCCGCAGGCCTTGCAGACCGTTGCGAAGTTCAGCTCGCTTACGCCATCGGTTATTCCAAGCCGGTGTCTGTGCTGGTGAATACGTTCAAGACTGGCAAGATTGATGACCGCAAGATTGAAGAAATCGTGAAGAAGACCTTCGACCTTTCTCCGGCCGGCATCGTGAAGATGCTCGATTTGAAGAAGCCCGGCTACCAGGCAACTGCCGCGCTTGGCCACTTCGGTCGCACCGGCGCCCGCTTCACCTGGGAAAAGACGGACAAGGCAGCCGCACTTAAGAAGTTGGCCAAGATCTAA
- a CDS encoding ABC transporter substrate-binding protein, whose amino-acid sequence MNKIKILLSAFFIFSLGFALIACEEEKTEKTEKNEESAFKFGTVEIPVSDGTLCIAPFFVAKEKGFFAKEGVDVKFVSANAETRKIGLNNGTYPITNSDFAFFQSVENGVNIKVVEGFHIGCIHLLVKKGSPIRNAQGLKGKKIAVNAIGATPHQAATLWLEANGVSAINDVQFLPYADGNLALEALERGQVEAVSLWDPLGSLAAVDGRADVLMDLATDPVFAGRYCCFYYVSGVLLEKEPEKIKALLRALEQAHTWISEHPEETVELMQAGKHSAIEDKEFATALIKSYEYQSPEQKIKSGRNLKADLHYFADLLHKVGYLQLNADEFTEKIYHEVDWNK is encoded by the coding sequence ATGAATAAAATCAAAATACTGCTTTCTGCATTCTTTATTTTCTCTTTGGGTTTTGCACTCATCGCTTGCGAAGAAGAAAAAACTGAAAAGACCGAAAAAAACGAAGAATCTGCTTTTAAATTCGGCACGGTCGAAATCCCCGTTTCCGATGGCACCCTTTGCATTGCGCCGTTCTTTGTCGCCAAAGAAAAAGGTTTCTTTGCTAAAGAAGGTGTCGATGTGAAATTCGTGTCGGCAAATGCGGAAACCCGTAAAATCGGGCTCAACAACGGAACGTATCCGATTACGAACTCCGACTTCGCCTTTTTCCAGTCCGTCGAAAACGGCGTGAATATTAAGGTGGTCGAAGGATTCCATATCGGTTGCATTCATCTGCTTGTCAAGAAGGGCTCGCCGATTCGTAACGCTCAAGGTTTGAAAGGCAAGAAGATCGCCGTGAACGCTATTGGCGCCACTCCGCATCAGGCCGCAACACTTTGGCTTGAAGCAAACGGCGTTTCTGCTATAAACGATGTGCAATTCTTGCCCTATGCCGATGGCAACTTGGCGCTCGAGGCTTTGGAACGTGGGCAGGTCGAAGCGGTTTCGCTTTGGGATCCGCTGGGAAGCCTTGCCGCAGTTGACGGCCGCGCCGATGTGCTGATGGATTTGGCAACGGACCCCGTTTTCGCAGGTCGCTATTGCTGCTTCTATTATGTTTCAGGCGTCCTGCTGGAAAAGGAACCGGAAAAAATCAAGGCTCTCCTCCGCGCTCTCGAACAGGCTCACACCTGGATCAGCGAACATCCGGAAGAAACCGTGGAACTCATGCAGGCTGGCAAGCACTCCGCTATCGAAGACAAGGAATTCGCAACTGCACTCATCAAGTCGTACGAATACCAGTCTCCTGAACAGAAAATCAAGAGCGGTCGCAACCTGAAAGCCGACTTGCATTACTTCGCAGATTTGCTGCATAAAGTCGGATACCTGCAGCTGAACGCCGACGAATTCACCGAAAAAATCTACCATGAAGTTGACTGGAATAAGTAA
- a CDS encoding aldehyde dehydrogenase produces MIIDGKRADASDRGVIRILNPATQEFIDIVPKATASDVYQAIDAAQAGKRIWANTPTHERVRILSRCADAIEEHLEDLAQSLSREMGKIIQEARGEIRVSAQTIRGYAEAAAHHYGKTLTDSQKGIEKDILFTRHEPLGVVACITPFNYPVLLVAHKMAAALATGNAVIVKPASDNPLTLIKLVALCLEQGIPGNVLQIITGSGEVVGKILAENPKVNAISLTGSTEVGISLAETGAKTLKRVFLELGGNDPFIVLDDADISKAIAAAVEGRLENAGQTCCSSKRFLVHESIHDLFIKKLLEALSKIKHGSPQDDETEYGCLINGNAAQKVESQIQKTIEQGAKLICGGHAYNITYFEPTILDDVTLDMDIAKDMEVFGPVFPIITFKTDEDAVKIANASRYGLQAGVMTKSVDRAMHIAASLQCGAVVINGSGNYRHIEQPFGGYKMSGFGREGISGTLAEMTQEKTYVLKDVLIQP; encoded by the coding sequence ATGATAATTGATGGAAAACGAGCGGACGCTTCTGACCGTGGCGTTATTCGCATCTTGAATCCCGCGACACAGGAATTCATTGATATCGTACCCAAAGCAACTGCAAGCGATGTCTACCAAGCGATTGATGCAGCGCAAGCAGGAAAGCGCATTTGGGCAAATACGCCTACTCATGAACGCGTCCGTATATTGAGCCGTTGTGCAGACGCCATTGAAGAACATCTTGAAGATCTTGCACAAAGCCTTTCACGGGAAATGGGAAAAATCATTCAGGAAGCTCGTGGAGAAATACGCGTTAGTGCACAAACAATTCGAGGATATGCAGAAGCCGCCGCTCATCATTATGGAAAGACCTTGACGGATTCCCAAAAGGGAATCGAAAAAGACATTCTCTTCACCCGTCATGAGCCTCTCGGAGTTGTAGCCTGCATTACGCCCTTCAATTACCCGGTTTTACTTGTCGCTCACAAAATGGCGGCCGCTCTTGCTACAGGAAACGCCGTCATTGTTAAGCCAGCAAGCGATAATCCTCTTACATTAATAAAATTAGTTGCCCTTTGTTTAGAACAGGGAATTCCGGGAAACGTACTGCAAATTATAACCGGCTCTGGCGAAGTTGTCGGAAAAATCCTTGCGGAAAACCCCAAAGTAAACGCAATTTCCCTCACTGGTAGCACAGAAGTGGGAATTTCGTTGGCAGAAACCGGCGCCAAAACACTCAAACGAGTTTTTTTGGAATTGGGCGGAAACGATCCATTCATCGTGCTTGACGACGCCGATATTTCGAAAGCGATTGCCGCTGCCGTTGAAGGGCGACTTGAAAACGCTGGACAAACTTGTTGCTCTTCAAAGCGTTTCCTTGTTCACGAATCTATCCACGACCTTTTTATAAAAAAACTGTTGGAGGCTCTGTCCAAAATCAAACACGGAAGTCCACAGGATGACGAAACGGAATACGGTTGCTTGATAAATGGAAATGCCGCCCAAAAGGTTGAATCGCAAATTCAAAAGACCATTGAGCAGGGGGCAAAATTAATTTGTGGCGGGCACGCCTATAATATCACCTATTTTGAACCCACCATTTTAGATGATGTAACGCTTGATATGGACATTGCGAAAGATATGGAAGTCTTTGGGCCAGTGTTTCCGATTATCACGTTCAAAACAGATGAAGATGCTGTCAAAATCGCCAATGCGTCAAGGTACGGGCTTCAAGCGGGCGTTATGACTAAATCTGTAGATCGAGCGATGCACATTGCAGCAAGCCTTCAATGCGGCGCCGTTGTTATTAACGGCTCAGGGAACTACCGACATATTGAACAACCTTTTGGTGGTTACAAAATGAGCGGCTTTGGCCGTGAAGGTATCTCAGGAACTCTCGCTGAAATGACACAAGAAAAAACATACGTATTAAAAGATGTACTAATTCAACCATAA
- a CDS encoding O-acetylhomoserine aminocarboxypropyltransferase/cysteine synthase family protein yields the protein MSIKTSKKSSKISADVTNPANWNFGTKCLQAGWKPKVGEPRVLPIFQSTTYKYEDVDEVERLFALKQSGNKYTRTGNPTVAAFEAKITELEGGVGAVATASGQSAVLLAISNLVKAGDHIVASKAVYGGTYTLLDVRLSKLGVETTFIDPEAPIAELRKAFRPNTKLVFGETIGNPALGVLDFEKFSKLAKEFDVPFLVDNTLATPFLVKPLKHGANVVIHSATKYIDGHAIALGGVVIDGGNYNWNNGKFPDLVNPDAQYANTSYTEKFGRAAYIVKARAQFLRDFGAAQSPFNAFLLNLGLETLHLRMPQHSSNALALAEYLSKHPAVNWVNYPALKSSPNNKRIRKYFDYQGGSGVLTFGLKGGKAAIRSFVKALKVAALVVHVGDARTSVLHPATSTHSQLSPKDRLAAGIPDDMIRVSVGIEDPRDIIADFEQAIRESNKKSK from the coding sequence ATGTCAATTAAAACATCGAAAAAGTCAAGTAAAATCTCAGCGGATGTTACGAATCCGGCAAATTGGAATTTCGGCACCAAGTGCCTGCAGGCGGGCTGGAAGCCGAAAGTGGGCGAACCTCGCGTATTGCCGATTTTCCAGTCAACCACTTACAAGTACGAAGATGTTGACGAAGTAGAACGTCTTTTCGCCCTCAAGCAGTCGGGCAATAAGTATACGCGTACGGGCAACCCGACGGTAGCGGCTTTTGAAGCAAAAATTACCGAGTTGGAAGGCGGCGTGGGCGCTGTCGCAACGGCTTCGGGACAGTCGGCCGTATTGCTCGCTATTTCGAATTTGGTGAAGGCGGGCGATCATATCGTAGCCTCTAAGGCGGTGTATGGCGGAACCTACACGCTGCTTGATGTTCGACTTTCTAAACTAGGTGTCGAAACGACTTTTATTGACCCGGAAGCTCCTATTGCAGAACTCCGCAAGGCGTTCCGCCCGAATACAAAATTGGTCTTCGGCGAAACCATTGGTAACCCGGCGCTTGGCGTTCTGGATTTTGAAAAGTTCTCGAAGCTTGCCAAGGAATTCGACGTGCCGTTCCTTGTGGATAACACGCTTGCAACGCCGTTCTTGGTGAAGCCCTTGAAGCATGGGGCGAATGTCGTCATTCACTCTGCGACCAAGTACATTGACGGCCACGCCATTGCCTTGGGCGGTGTCGTGATTGATGGTGGCAATTATAACTGGAATAATGGAAAGTTCCCGGATCTTGTCAATCCCGATGCGCAGTACGCGAATACTTCTTACACTGAAAAATTTGGCCGCGCTGCCTACATTGTCAAAGCCCGCGCCCAGTTTTTGCGCGATTTCGGTGCAGCCCAGAGCCCCTTCAATGCATTCCTTTTGAACCTGGGCCTTGAAACACTCCATTTGCGCATGCCGCAGCACAGTTCTAACGCTTTGGCCTTGGCGGAATACCTCTCCAAGCATCCGGCGGTAAACTGGGTCAACTATCCGGCGCTCAAATCTAGCCCGAATAACAAGCGCATTCGCAAGTATTTCGATTATCAGGGCGGAAGCGGCGTGCTGACCTTTGGTCTCAAGGGAGGCAAGGCTGCCATTCGCTCGTTCGTGAAGGCTTTGAAAGTTGCTGCCTTGGTGGTGCATGTGGGCGATGCCCGCACAAGCGTGCTGCACCCGGCAACAAGTACACATTCTCAGCTTTCGCCGAAGGATAGGCTTGCCGCAGGAATTCCTGACGACATGATTCGCGTGTCCGTCGGTATCGAAGATCCGCGCGACATTATCGCCGATTTCGAACAAGCGATAAGGGAAAGCAATAAAAAGAGCAAGTAA
- the mnmA gene encoding tRNA 2-thiouridine(34) synthase MnmA, with amino-acid sequence MTKKVAVGLSGGVDSALSAYLLQKQGYDVVGLTMATWDGSVNMPAVEGREGCYGPSEDKNIEEAKLVADRLGIPHYVVPVAGEYKTKVLDYFRAEYRAGRTPNPCVRCNQSIKFGALRLAARKMGIEFDYFATGHYARLDFKNENEPFLYRALDTGKDQTYFLSRLSAEQLSTVLFPLGNMHKQDVKALAAEIGWDDFATKRESQDFIECGDYSVLFEESDQVPGDFVDVNGKVLGKHKGIVNYTVGQRKGLNIGGQKEPLFVVAIDAAKNQVVLGPRSALSCIQVSAIDLNLMVSENSPLLKGPLDAHIRLGHKGSPAKILDLEPGRIRVEFETPQFAAAPGQVLVLYAGEGVVASAIIDK; translated from the coding sequence ATGACAAAAAAAGTGGCAGTCGGTTTATCGGGCGGTGTAGATTCCGCCCTTTCGGCGTACCTGTTGCAAAAGCAGGGGTACGATGTGGTGGGCCTCACCATGGCAACGTGGGACGGCTCGGTGAATATGCCCGCAGTAGAAGGTCGTGAAGGCTGCTACGGCCCGAGCGAAGACAAAAATATTGAAGAAGCGAAACTGGTGGCAGACCGCTTGGGAATCCCGCATTATGTGGTTCCTGTCGCCGGCGAATATAAAACCAAGGTGCTGGATTATTTCCGCGCCGAATACCGCGCTGGTCGTACGCCGAACCCGTGCGTGCGTTGCAATCAGTCTATCAAGTTTGGCGCATTGCGTTTGGCCGCCCGCAAAATGGGAATTGAGTTTGATTATTTTGCCACCGGACATTACGCTCGTCTCGATTTCAAAAACGAGAACGAACCTTTTCTGTATCGCGCCTTAGATACGGGCAAGGATCAGACCTATTTTCTGTCTAGGCTTTCGGCGGAGCAGCTTTCGACGGTGCTTTTCCCGCTGGGAAACATGCATAAGCAAGATGTCAAGGCGCTTGCCGCTGAAATAGGCTGGGATGATTTTGCCACCAAGCGCGAAAGCCAGGATTTTATAGAATGCGGCGATTACTCGGTACTGTTTGAAGAATCGGACCAGGTGCCGGGTGATTTTGTCGATGTGAATGGCAAGGTGCTGGGTAAACACAAGGGTATTGTGAATTACACGGTGGGCCAGCGCAAGGGCTTGAATATTGGTGGGCAAAAGGAACCGCTTTTCGTGGTGGCGATAGATGCCGCCAAGAATCAGGTGGTTCTTGGCCCCCGTAGCGCGCTTTCTTGCATTCAGGTTTCTGCCATCGATTTGAACTTGATGGTCTCTGAAAACTCGCCACTGCTCAAGGGCCCGCTGGATGCCCATATTCGCTTGGGCCACAAGGGATCTCCCGCAAAGATTCTGGACCTGGAACCGGGCCGCATTCGCGTGGAATTCGAGACGCCGCAATTCGCTGCCGCCCCCGGCCAAGTTCTTGTGCTTTATGCCGGCGAAGGCGTCGTCGCCTCGGCGATTATTGATAAATAA